A genome region from Macrobrachium rosenbergii isolate ZJJX-2024 chromosome 42, ASM4041242v1, whole genome shotgun sequence includes the following:
- the LOC136828364 gene encoding trans-Golgi network integral membrane protein 2-like, whose amino-acid sequence MKAILIALLLVALAHTQHVDEDKQTLILAGQIQDLQTANVETVTVPDSDKKNGTKVKLKEFEDHAELKVLTEKPEESSTLTTPVPKPVSTENVTETNEDQAQTTTTQSASKQLDPVGVTEALESGVYDSKPSVPKKGADPKDEKLSVPKKGADPKDEKQSVPKKGADPKDEKQSVPKKGADPKDEKPSVPKKGVDPKDNVESLLGKGVMRNGDVHVTSTVPKKGVDPDDERKSVPRKGADPSVLGEPSSTVGYLGTDAPRLISPGKTGETYNKNRTGPNMPTPSTKKKFMPTLNEASMDFGESSTKPYVTIPTSVTPVTPSGSDVSSSRPEELEPPAEDTTTTEGYSTTNFKPTAATDTKGKGGSEDEENISYTPAVVGVVLLVVIFITVIVVGYRRLQDVWMRRHYARMDFLIDGMYDV is encoded by the exons ATGAAAGCCATTTTAATCGCACTCCTCTTAGTTGCGCTGGCGCACACGCAGCATGTTGACGAGGACAAACAAACTTTGATCTTAGCTGGGCAAATTCAGGACCTCCAAACTGCTAATGTTGAAACTGTCACTGTGCCTGACAGTGATAAGAAAAATGGAACTAAGGTGAAATTGAAGGAATTTGAAGACCATGCAGAATTGAAAGTACTG ACTGAAAAACCAGAAGAGTCGTCTACTCTTACCACTCCTGTTCCAAAGCCTGTGAGTACAGAGAATGTCACGGAAACAAATGAAGACCAGGCTCAGACCACAACCACACAATCAGCTTCTAAACAACTAGATCCTG tTGGTGTTACAGAGGCTTTGGAAAGTGGAGTATATGACTCAAAACCAAGTGTCCCAAAGAAGGGGGCAGACCCCAAGGATGAAAAATTGAGTGTCCCGAAGAAGGGAGCTGATCccaaagatgaaaaacaaagtgTTCCTAAAAAGGGGGCAGATCctaaagatgaaaaacaaagtgTTCCTAAAAAGGGAGCTGATCCCAAAGATGAAAAACCAAGTGTTCCTAAGAAGGGTGTTGATCCTAAAGATAATGTGGAGTCACTACTAGGAAAAGGTGTGATGAGAAATGGAGATGTTCATGTGACATCAACTGTCCCCAAGAAGGGAGTTGACCCAGATGATGAAAGAAAATCTGTACCAAGAAAAGGTGCTGATCCATCTGTCTTGGGTGAACCCAGTAGTACTGTGGGTTACTTAGGGACTGATGCTCCTAGATTAATTTCCCCTGGCAAAACAGGAGAGACTTAtaacaaaaacaggacaggtccTAATATGCCAACCCcaagtacaaagaaaaaatttatgccTACATTAAATGAAGCTTCCATGGATTTTGGTGAGTCATCTACAAAACCCTATGTAACAATACCCACTTCTGTAACCCCTGTGACACCTTCTGGGAGTGACGTGTCTTCATCCAGACCTGAAGAATTAGAACCTCCAGCTGAGGATACCACTACCACTGAAGGGTATTCTACTACAAATTTTAAGCCAACTGCTGCTACAGACACGAAAGGTAAGGGAGGCTCCGAGGATGAGGAAAACATATCTTACACTCCAGCAGTTGTAGGTGTTGTTTTGCTTGTTGTCATTTTTATAACTGTGATTGTAGTTGGATACCGAAGGCTTCAAGATGTCTGGATGCGAAGGCATTATGCACGTATGGATTTTCTAATTGATGGTATGTATGATGTTTAA